From one Triticum aestivum cultivar Chinese Spring chromosome 4B, IWGSC CS RefSeq v2.1, whole genome shotgun sequence genomic stretch:
- the LOC123090361 gene encoding ABC transporter A family member 7: MDGSRGPAGFATQANALLRKNLCFQKRNVKTNVCITVFPILLCVLLVVMQGIINREIGKPEYRCGCACVDTAADGSCRRTECGVQYSTQDQVATCPVPSPPRWPAVLQLPPPESRAVRTASQPLHGLPGPACRHTRSCPAAFLVTGGNRSLAQSLSGQLFPALSSPLNFSDYLHMLSKIVSGSEAPASFRQFLEPSFTPGNTLYIVQPRCRPNFLQTVSVNAGTKPLKLNVDCIQGLSLWRESASVINDELFKGYRQQRESGGGKANEFAAGYDFLSTNTDSLDITIWFNSTYNNNTGVFEMALLRVPRLVNMVSNAYIKFLRGSGAEMLLEYVKDMPKVGSELKLDLSSLLGALFFTWIIELLFPVILTYLVYEKQQKLKIMMKMHGLKSGPYWMITYTYFFALSALYMILFVTFGSLIGLGFFTTNDYGIQIVFYFIYINLQIALAFFAASFFSSVKIATVVGYIYVFGSGLLGAFLLRFFIQDNSFPKGWIVVMEIIPGFSLYRGLYELGQYAFTGTAMGTDGMTWTSLSDPVNGMRTVLIIMAVEWAILLPLAFYLDQVSLLGGGLRKRFLILLKCFKKRAASFRMYSFGRIGSKVIVEMENPDATQEREAVEQLLLEPNANYAIICDNLKKVYHGRDGNPDKLAVRGLSLALPKGQCFGMLGPNGAGKTSFISMMIGLVPPMSGTAYVHGMDIRTDMNEIYTNMGVCPQHDLLWETLTGKEHLLFYGRLKNLKGAELLKATDDSLKSVNLFRGGVGDKQVGKYSGGMKRRLSVAISLIGDPKVVFMDEPSTGLDPASRNSLWRVVKEAKKNRAIILTTHSMEEAEVLCDRLSIFVDGGFQCIGNPKELKARYGGTYVLTVTTSPEHEQEVEQLVHRLSPNANRIYHISGTQKFELPKQEVKIASVFHEVETAKCRFSIHAWGLTDTTLEDVFIKVAQGAQAFGVNV, from the exons ATGGATGGCTCGAGGGGCCCCGCCGGCTTCGCCACGCAGGCCAACGCCCTCCTCCGCAAGAACCTCTGCTTCcag AAGCGGAACGTGAAGACGAACGTCTGCATCACCGTCTTCCCGATCCTCCTCTGCGTGCTGCTGGTGGTGATGCAGGGCATCATCAACCGCGAGATCGGCAAGCCCGAGTACCGCTGCGGCTGCGCGTGCGTCGACACGGCCGCCGACGGGAGCTGCCGGAGGACCGAGTGCGGCGTGCAGTACTCCACGCAGGACCAGGTGGCCACCTGCCCGGTCCCCAGCCCGCCGCGGTGGCCGGCCGTGCTCCAGCTGCCCCCGCCCGAGTCCCGGGCCGTCAGGACCGCCTCCCAGCCGCTCCACGGTTTGCCTGGCCCGGCTTGCCGGCACACCCGCTCTTGCCCCGCCGCGTTCCTCGTCACCGGAGGCAACCGCTCGCTGGCCCAAA GTCTTTCGGGTCAACTCTTCCCTGCTCTGTCCTCGCCTTTGAATTTCTCCGACTATCTACACATGCTCTCCAAGATTGTTTCT GGCTCCGAAGCGCCGGCGTCGTTTAGACAGTTTTTAGAACCATCGTTTACTCCAGGGAATACTCTGTATATTGTTCAACCTCGGTGTAGGCCCAATTTCTTGCAAACAGTTTCAGTCAATGCTGGGACGAAACCCCTTAAACTCA ATGTAGACTGCATTCAAGGCTTATCATTATGGCGTGAAAGCGCATCAGTTATCAATGACGAACTATTTAAGGGTTATAGGCAACAAAGGGAAAGTGGAGGAGGGAAGGCGAATGAATTTGCTGCAG GTTACGACTTCTTGAGTACAAATACAGATAGTCTTGATATTACTATTTGGTTCAACTCTACATATAACAACAATACCGGAGTTTTTGAAATGGCATTATTACGAGTACCACGCTTGGTTAACATG GTGTCCAACGCATACATCAAGTTTCTCAGAGGAAGTGGAGCAGAAATGCTGCTTGAATATGTTAAAGATATGCCAAAAGTAGGATCAGAACTTAAACTTGACCTGTCTTCTCTTCTTGGTGCGCTATTCTTCACATGGATCATAGAACTACTCTTTCCA GTTATACTAACATATCTCGTGTATGAGAAGCAACAAaagctgaaaattatgatgaagatgCATGGTTTGAAGTCCGGTCCTTACTGGATGATAACTTATACTTACTTCTTTGCTCTATCAGCTCTCTATATGATACTATTTGTCACTTTTGGCTCATTGATAG GTCTGGGTTTCTTTACAACAAATGACTACGGCATTCAGATTGTTTTCTACTTCATCTACATAAATCTGCAGATTGCTCTAGCATTTTTCGCAGCATCGTTCTTTTCTTCTGTCAAAATAGCCACAG TGGTTGGTTACATCTATGTATTTGGTTCTGGTTTACTAGGGGCATTTCTTCTGCGCTTTTTTATCCAGGATAATAGTTTCCCGA AGGGTTGGATAGTGGTGATGGAGATTATCCCTGGATTTTCACTTTACAGAGGGTTATACGAGCTTGGTCAATATGCATTCACTGGAACTGCAATGGGAACCGATGGTATGACGTGGACTAGCTTGAGTGACCCTGTCAATGGAATGCGTACTGTATTGATTATCATGGCTGTTGAATGGGCAATACTTCTCCCATTGGCATTTTATTTGGATCAAGTCTCATTACTGGGTGGTGGACTCCGAAAAAGGTTTTTAATCTTGTTGAAATGCTTTAAGAAGCGAGCTGCATCATTCCGGATGTATAGCTTTGGTCGGATAGGATCTAAAGTAATAGTTGAAATGGAGAACCCCGACGCGACTCAGGAA AGAGAGGCCGTTGAGCAGCTTCTGCTGGAACCCAATGCAAATTATGCTATTATATGTGATAACCTAAAGAAGGTTTACCATGGAAGGGATGGAAATCCTGACAAGCTTGCAGTTCGTGGGTTGTCTCTTGCCCTCCCGAAAGGTCAATGTTTTGGAATGCTTGGCCCGAATGGGGCTGGGAAAACATCCTTCATTAGTATG ATGATTGGGCTCGTTCCACCTATGTCTGGCACTGCTTATGTCCATGGAATGGATATACGTACTGATATGAACGAAATATACACAAATATGGGTGTCTGCCCACAACATGA CTTACTTTGGGAAACATTGACGGGAAAAGAGCATCTATTGTTCTATGGAAGACTAAAAAATCTTAAAGGCGCTGAATTGCTGAAG GCAACTGATGATTCTCTGAAGAGTGTTAACCTATTCCGTGGTGGTGTCGGTGATAAGCAAGTGGGGAAGTACAGTGGGGGCATGAAACGGAGGCTTAGTGTCGCAATCTCCTTAATTGGAGACCCCAAG GTTGTCTTCATGGATGAGCCGAGCACTGGACTAGATCCAGCATCAAGAAATAGCCTGTGGAGAGTTGTGAAGGAAGCGAAGAAAAACCGTGCCATCATTCTTACAA CACATTCAATGGAAGAGGCAGAGGTACTATGTGATAGACTCAGTATTTTTGTTGATGGTGGTTTCCAATGCATTGGAAATCCAAAAGAG CTAAAAGCAAGATATGGGGGTACCTATGTGCTCACAGTCACAACATCTCCGGAACATGAGCAGGAGGTTGAACAGTTGGTTCACCGTTTGTCGCCAAATGCAAACAGGATATATCACATATCTGGAACACAGAAATTTGAGCTGCCAAAGCAGGAGGTGAAGATAGCAAGCGTTTTCCATGAAGTCGAGACTGCAAAGTGCCGTTTTAGCATTCACGCTTGGGGCCTCACTGACACCACCTTGGAAGATGTCTTCATCAAGGTTGCCCAGGGAGCACAAGCCTTTGGTGTGAATGTGTAA